aaacataaacattgaataaaatgatactcaatattaattattttttaaagaaattaaataagttattcaatatttataaaattataaatattgaaaaataaaacaaaaattattaattcaaattaatatttgaaatttataaataaataatttatttattaataaacaaataaattagattgaaatacttaaattaatttatgaaaaaaaacgatatagTTAGAATTGAAAACTATTAGATCAAGTGGCCAATGAGATTATCGAATTGAGATTTGAGATTTTAAGATTGGtttaatgtatatgtatgtataggttagttttaatattaaaatttctcgaaaaagatgattgaagttgaaaatattgaagaccAAAATGGATTACGCCTAGATGGTAGACGAGCGTTAGAATTAAGAcaaattcgtataaaaatggGAGTTTTTGGACAAGCTGATGGAAGTGCTTATATCGAACATGGTAACACTAAAATTTTGGTTACGGTATATGGACCTCATCaggttaacaatttttcatatattataattttaatatcattatatattaaattatatataattaatatatttatttagccAAGAAATTCTACAGGTAGAAGTACAAGTAAAGTTACTAAAGGTATTGTAAATTGTCAATATAGTATGGCAGTATTTAGTTTATCTTCCGGAGAACGTAAACGCAAACCAAGAGGTGATAGAAAATCGCAAGAAAGATCTCTTCAATTAAAACATGCGATGGAAGCAATAATACACTTAGAATTATATCCACGTTCACAGATAGATATTTATGTAGAAGCATTACAAGTTGATGGAAGTGAATATTGTGCATCTGTAAATGCAGCTACACTTGCTTTAATTGATGCTGGAATTCCTATTaaggtaatatataataaaataaaaaataaatattttatgattttcatcaagattttttttaaacaaaactattattttatttttatagaattatgcTATAGGTTGTACtgtaacattaattaattgccCATCTTTAGAAGATGAAGATAATACATTAGAGAGAGGAGTATTAGATGCAAATTATGTAGAAGAATGTGCTCCTGGTGTTACTTTATCTGTTGTCGCATTACCAAATAGTGATGGTATATCAAAAGATGGATTAATAGTAGTAGCACAAGGTGCTGGACAAAGATTACATTTGTCTCAATTTGAATCACTGAAAGCTCGTGTATTATGTGGATGTcaagatataaaaactattttagaTCATGCAGTTAGACAATATTTAACAGAACAATcacttccttctcttttttagatatatggttaaaaaaatattaaataatataccaacaatttttttataaaaattatataatataaattatattcattaaaattttttaaatgtattttttaaaaatttatatttttttacattttatatatatatatatatatatatatatatatgtatatatatgtgtatatgtatcattatatatgattatattataaacaatggttttttcttttaaatcaatatataaatttttttaaaaatattaatgtttatttattttttttttgttttttgtctCTTAAACTTTAGCACCAGGATATCTTTCCATAATCATACCTACAccctgtaattaaaaataaaataaatttatttaataatttatcaataaatttatcaataagataaaatatattataaagatatcaataatatttaattatttttacaattttttttacctgTCCTCCAGCTGCACAAGCTGCAATTAATCCAAATTGTTGATCTTCTTTAATAAGTCGATTAGCTGTATGAGTAGCTAATCGAATTCCAGTTGCTGCAAATGGATGACCAATTGATAAAGATCCACCCCATGCATTCCACTTATTGAGATCTGGTATTCCTACTTTTAAAGATCTTCCTAAATAATTTTGTGCAAATAAATCAGAGTCCAAAGCTTTTAAATTGGCTAAAATTTGTCCAGCAAAAGCTTCATGTATTTCCCACACTCCAATatctttaacatttaattttgctttttGCAATacctaaaatttattttaaaaatattatgtattaaaattctaatatgtaaaataataaaatattacaacctGTGGTATAGCATAAGATGGTCCCAAGAGTAATTGATCAATAGGATCTTgggaaacataaataaaatttcttaaatatgctTTTGGAGTAAGACCAAGTTGAAGAGCTTTTTCTTCTGTCATTATTAAAGCTGCTGATGCACCATCAGTTAAAAAGGAAGCATTAGCAGCAGTAACTGTTCCATATGGTTTAACAAATGCTGGTTTCAATTttgctaatttttcttttgttgaaaCTTGAATACCATTATCTTTGTATATTACCTCATTTACATTTGGaactagaaaaaataatcaaattaattaatttatttcatttacttaattttatttattacttttataggGAACTATATCTGTGAAGTATCCTTGTTGTTGTGCTTTAGCAGCTAAAGTATGTGAACGTAAAGCATATTCATCTTGCTCTTTTCTTGATATTCCAAATGCAGCTGCTAATCTGTCACTGCTATGTCCCATTGTTTCATTACTAGAAAATTCTGCTACTGCAGGTaactgtaattatataaataaatcaaatataatatataaatattataatattaagaattaaaatataattttaagatagaagaaaataaaaatatacatctgGTACAAAATGTGCTGCTCTGATATTAGTAAAAAGTGTTAGCTTTTCTCCAATTGTTTTTGCTTTATTAGCTTGTAACATCAATGCTCTCATATGTTTGCTATGTCTAATTGGTATATCTGACAAAAATTCTACTCCTCCTGCTATGATTACATCATATACACCACATGCTATCAAACCCATGCCAGTTGTAAGAGCTTGATTACTACTGATGCATGCCATAGTTACTGTATGTGCAGGAATACGATCACTATACCCTGCTGCTAAAGCTGCTTCTCTAGCAATATTTGAAGTTTTTACTTCTTGTATTACTGTAccataaacaatatattcaacaatttctttaggaaatttaattttcttttgtaaagccctgacataaataaaatataaatatatataaattataaaataaattattataatataatattataaaattataattataaataattatagataatgataataataataattactataaaatatattttaaaaaacttatactaattaaatataataatatgaagttttaattaaatataatatgattaaatatatttaagaaataaaaacttacaCTAATGAATGTCTGGCAAGATCATATGCCATCAAGTTTTTGTAACTTGTTCCAGAATGTAAAAATGGTGTTCTTACACCatcaataaatacaatatttttagtaaCATTACTTTTAgttgcatataatttattatttgt
The DNA window shown above is from Apis cerana isolate GH-2021 linkage group LG4, AcerK_1.0, whole genome shotgun sequence and carries:
- the LOC107993908 gene encoding exosome complex component RRP41, giving the protein MIEVENIEDQNGLRLDGRRALELRQIRIKMGVFGQADGSAYIEHGNTKILVTVYGPHQPRNSTGRSTSKVTKGIVNCQYSMAVFSLSSGERKRKPRGDRKSQERSLQLKHAMEAIIHLELYPRSQIDIYVEALQVDGSEYCASVNAATLALIDAGIPIKNYAIGCTVTLINCPSLEDEDNTLERGVLDANYVEECAPGVTLSVVALPNSDGISKDGLIVVAQGAGQRLHLSQFESLKARVLCGCQDIKTILDHAVRQYLTEQSLPSLF
- the LOC107993907 gene encoding trifunctional enzyme subunit beta, mitochondrial — encoded protein: MFFLIKNKFLLKGGFPKYGSTIKYLKTNNKLYATKSNVTKNIVFIDGVRTPFLHSGTSYKNLMAYDLARHSLVALQKKIKFPKEIVEYIVYGTVIQEVKTSNIAREAALAAGYSDRIPAHTVTMACISSNQALTTGMGLIACGVYDVIIAGGVEFLSDIPIRHSKHMRALMLQANKAKTIGEKLTLFTNIRAAHFVPDLPAVAEFSSNETMGHSSDRLAAAFGISRKEQDEYALRSHTLAAKAQQQGYFTDIVPYKIPNVNEVIYKDNGIQVSTKEKLAKLKPAFVKPYGTVTAANASFLTDGASAALIMTEEKALQLGLTPKAYLRNFIYVSQDPIDQLLLGPSYAIPQVLQKAKLNVKDIGVWEIHEAFAGQILANLKALDSDLFAQNYLGRSLKVGIPDLNKWNAWGGSLSIGHPFAATGIRLATHTANRLIKEDQQFGLIAACAAGGQGVGMIMERYPGAKV